The proteins below are encoded in one region of Penaeus monodon isolate SGIC_2016 chromosome 32, NSTDA_Pmon_1, whole genome shotgun sequence:
- the LOC119593786 gene encoding uncharacterized protein LOC119593786: MEKDKLIASGKADRYNTDHLDSGLFPESPECQRNVQVMKPGIFLKSSNVTTESDRSQELVEHNSFDLSHKQLLVKKCTKAVNVEIVSDGNPEKLAPKVQDKLGSHLGIKSAITHANKNPLNHFNTKYLHIENIYHQDHSHSVLNPQSTNIAILPGNEHSGNANKCTSSLSSVSSAQEVASDILVLKGKDSSSDHIEKGWWLWIFADGWADIWTWLENLLDEFFPPAHGIQEERPGSTKERCSHDPQSKS, translated from the exons ATGGAAAAAGATAAGTTAATTGCCTCAGGAAAAGCTGATAGATATAATACTGATCACTTAGACTCTGGGCTCTTCCCAGAATCACCTGAATGTCAGAGAAATGTCCAGGTTATGAAACCAGGAATCTTTTTGAAGTCCTCAAATGTGACTACAGAATCTGATAGAAGTCAGGAGTTGGTAGAACATAACAGTTTTGATTTAAGTCATAAACAGTTGCTAGTGAAGAAGTGTACTAAAGCTGTAAATGTTGAAATTGTTTCTGATGGGAATCCTGAAAAACTTGCTCCAAAAGTACAAGATAAACTAGGCAGTCATTTAGGAATAAAATCAGCCATCACGCATGCAAATAAAAATCCATTAAACCActttaatacaaaatatttacacatagagAATATTTATCATCAAGACCATTCACATTCTGTGCTTAATCCACAGTCAACAAATATTGCTATTCTGCCTGGTAATGAACACTCAGGAAATGCAAACAAATGTACAAGCAGTCTTTCTTCAGTGTCATCTGCTCAAGAAGTAGCATCAGATATTCTTGTTCTTAAAGGCAAGGATTCAAGCAGTGATCACATCGAGAAAG GCTGGTGGTTGTGGATCTTTGCTGATGGCTGGGCAGATATCTGGACATGGCTGGAAAACCTTCTTGATGAATTCTTCCCTCCAGCTCATGGTATTCAGGAAGAAAGGCCAGGTAGCACAAAGGAAAGGTGTTCTCATGATCCGCAGAGCAAGAGCTAA